From the genome of Solidesulfovibrio carbinolicus, one region includes:
- a CDS encoding SpoIIE family protein phosphatase — MRIRTKLLCFLLAVVIIPLCALGLYSWSRTSELGRELARGAARALESNAAGELVQTAEMFGEHCADTLDLLETSLSLTADAAVRLLEVQPPQAANGLMPLASDFDDGAVTDAPLTPIPGSDVTASYDHVSFHLAPGLSRQAALPDMRALSGLLPFYRTLFARHKDLMQFGYVGLATGLHCAYPGHGGYPPDYDPRRRPWYLDAAAKDGITWTIMTDAVTRQVMATMALALRSPSGKVLGVAGLDVPMGRLFLDSDLSRAFDGRLRSMVVTLSDKTLSGKPELVVVAGRDYAQKSRDWAAPVELERVESPDAAVLDDIAATLAAGKSGVRRLSYRGEDTLLAFAPVTKKRLAVVLAAPREMVVSEARLAEAKVIRATSGLAGQIGLFLAGAVALVALLAVAASKTVTRPVRELAEAARKLASGDFSARVTPYGRDELAEMAASFNDMAPQLVERMKLKNDMALAMEVQQHLLPGRPPAMEGMDIAALSLYCDETGGDYFDFLEFAQDDASHADIVIGDVTGHGVSAALFMATGRALLRGRAVGQPGPGALLTEVNDLLCQDTHLTGRFITLFFLRLDRGAKEMVWCRAGHDPGMLYDPASDAFDLMQGSGIPLGAVPDWSYEEMRRPWLVPGQVLVLFTDGIHEARNPTDSMYGKERMEAVIRREAAGPASAIVNALVADLKEFKAGLPLEDDVTLVVIKATDEGKAG; from the coding sequence ATGCGCATACGGACCAAGTTGCTATGCTTCCTGCTGGCGGTGGTCATCATCCCCCTTTGCGCCTTAGGGCTGTATTCCTGGTCCCGAACCAGCGAACTGGGCCGTGAGCTGGCCCGGGGCGCGGCCCGGGCCCTGGAGTCCAACGCCGCCGGGGAGCTGGTCCAGACCGCCGAAATGTTCGGCGAGCACTGCGCCGACACCCTGGACCTGCTGGAAACCTCCCTGTCGCTGACCGCTGACGCCGCCGTCAGACTCCTTGAGGTCCAGCCGCCCCAGGCGGCCAACGGCCTCATGCCCCTGGCCAGTGACTTCGACGACGGCGCGGTGACGGACGCCCCCCTGACCCCCATCCCCGGTTCGGACGTCACCGCCAGCTACGACCATGTCTCCTTCCATCTGGCTCCGGGCCTGTCGCGTCAGGCCGCCTTGCCCGACATGCGGGCGCTGTCCGGCCTGCTCCCTTTTTACCGCACCTTGTTTGCCCGCCACAAGGACCTCATGCAGTTCGGCTATGTGGGGCTGGCCACGGGCCTGCATTGCGCCTACCCCGGCCACGGCGGCTACCCCCCCGACTACGACCCCCGGCGGCGACCTTGGTATCTCGACGCCGCCGCCAAGGACGGCATCACCTGGACCATCATGACTGACGCCGTCACCAGGCAGGTCATGGCCACCATGGCCCTGGCCCTGCGCAGCCCCTCGGGCAAGGTCCTGGGCGTGGCCGGGCTGGACGTGCCCATGGGCCGGCTGTTTCTGGACAGCGACCTGTCCCGGGCCTTTGACGGCCGGCTACGTTCCATGGTGGTCACCCTGTCGGACAAGACCCTTTCGGGCAAACCCGAACTGGTGGTCGTGGCCGGCCGTGACTATGCCCAAAAAAGCCGGGACTGGGCCGCGCCGGTGGAGCTGGAGCGCGTCGAATCCCCGGACGCAGCCGTTTTGGATGATATCGCGGCCACCCTGGCCGCCGGCAAAAGCGGCGTGCGCCGCCTGTCCTACCGGGGCGAAGACACCTTGCTCGCCTTTGCGCCGGTGACCAAAAAGCGTCTGGCCGTGGTCCTGGCCGCCCCGCGCGAGATGGTGGTGTCCGAGGCCCGGCTGGCCGAGGCCAAGGTCATCCGGGCCACCTCGGGCCTGGCCGGCCAGATCGGCCTGTTTCTGGCCGGCGCGGTGGCCCTGGTGGCCTTGCTCGCCGTGGCCGCCTCCAAAACCGTCACCAGACCGGTGCGCGAGCTGGCCGAGGCGGCCCGAAAGCTCGCTTCGGGGGATTTCTCGGCCCGGGTCACGCCCTACGGCCGCGACGAGCTGGCCGAGATGGCCGCCTCGTTTAACGACATGGCCCCCCAGCTCGTCGAGCGCATGAAGCTCAAAAACGACATGGCGCTGGCCATGGAGGTGCAGCAGCACTTGCTGCCCGGGCGGCCGCCGGCCATGGAGGGCATGGACATCGCGGCGCTCAGCCTCTACTGCGACGAAACCGGCGGCGACTATTTCGATTTCCTGGAATTCGCCCAGGACGACGCCAGCCATGCCGACATCGTCATCGGCGACGTCACAGGCCACGGCGTATCAGCGGCCCTGTTCATGGCCACGGGAAGGGCGCTCTTGCGCGGCCGGGCCGTGGGCCAGCCCGGGCCGGGCGCGCTTTTGACCGAGGTCAACGACTTGCTGTGCCAGGACACCCATCTGACCGGGCGCTTTATTACGCTGTTTTTCCTGCGCCTGGACCGCGGCGCCAAGGAGATGGTCTGGTGCCGGGCCGGGCACGATCCCGGGATGCTCTACGATCCGGCCAGCGACGCTTTCGACTTGATGCAGGGCTCGGGCATTCCCCTGGGGGCCGTGCCGGACTGGAGCTACGAGGAGATGCGCCGGCCGTGGCTGGTCCCTGGTCAGGTGCTGGTGCTTTTCACCGACGGCATCCACGAGGCCCGAAACCCTACCGACAGCATGTACGGCAAGGAGCGCATGGAAGCGGTGATCCGCCGCGAGGCAGCCGGCCCGGCCTCGGCCATCGTCAACGCCCTGGTGGCCGATCTCAAGGAATTCAAGGCCGGGCTGCCCCTGGAGGACGACGTGACGCTGGTGGTCATCAAGGCCACGGACGAGGGAAAGGCGGGGTAG
- a CDS encoding type II toxin-antitoxin system HicB family antitoxin — protein sequence MHDNTMRYKGYVGSVEYDGRDKVFHGRVLGISDIVAFEGDSVARLEEDFQNAVDDYLDACREAGKAAETPYSGKITLRVPRQLHAALAEQAKGAGKSLNAWAAEILAQASRSEAR from the coding sequence ATGCACGACAACACGATGCGCTATAAGGGCTATGTCGGCTCTGTCGAATACGATGGCCGGGACAAGGTCTTCCACGGCCGGGTGCTGGGCATTTCAGACATCGTGGCCTTCGAGGGCGACTCCGTGGCCCGGCTCGAAGAAGATTTCCAAAACGCCGTGGACGACTATCTCGACGCCTGCCGCGAGGCCGGGAAAGCCGCTGAGACGCCGTATTCCGGCAAGATCACCCTGCGGGTGCCGCGCCAGCTCCATGCCGCCCTGGCCGAGCAAGCCAAGGGCGCTGGCAAAAGCCTCAACGCCTGGGCGGCGGAGATCCTGGCCCAGGCCTCCCGTAGCGAAGCCCGCTAG
- a CDS encoding methyl-accepting chemotaxis protein: protein MRLKTKFIIPTLLLIFIGMTGTTWLTYSKSTQALTTLGTQQAAINLASLNSLVDIWMEGAKNEVLTLSKTEDITQALANPNAATQAKALALAQDVVTRNPSFDSVLFINTQGNVTLATNPVFVGVARTDRDYFKKAIAGETFISPPILSKDIQKFVFVIATPVRSEGKIIGTIAIGVRIDRFTDQFVAPLDTPAGYAFITAPDGLTLAHPDRELVGKFNVFNDTDFGRQMAGQSKGLLNVVSLGVEKLILFEKSQRTGWMLGITVNKAVAFVEARNLGLLIVWLSAGVALFLSLGVWIILSVNVLRPVEGLVAVAKRISGGDLDTPLDTDRRDEIGSLQSAMAAMVANLKAKIIEAKEQSALAAQETEKARAAMQEAETAHSKAENAREQGMLQAAATLESIVAAVTDASEEISAQIAHVSQGSRDQSHRVSETASAMEEMNATVLEVAQNASQASQTAENARHKANAGSDNVARVIHSIAEVQNRAGRLKEDMTALGRQAEGIGSILGVISDIADQTNLLALNAAIEAARAGEAGRGFAVVADEVRKLAEKTMTATKEVGEAIRDIQQGTRLNIDNVELASEKINDATTLAEESGQTLQAIVTLVDATTDQVRSIATAAEEQSATTEEINRSILDIDRLAEDSARALEQSTRSVAELADQTRILRGLIDEMQAGGSKGKRLTAGDQRPALPSAHR from the coding sequence ATGCGCCTCAAGACTAAATTCATCATTCCGACCTTGTTGCTCATCTTTATTGGAATGACTGGCACGACCTGGCTGACCTACTCCAAAAGCACACAAGCCTTGACCACTCTTGGGACTCAACAGGCTGCAATCAACCTTGCATCCTTGAACTCCCTCGTCGATATCTGGATGGAAGGCGCAAAAAACGAAGTCCTCACGCTTTCCAAAACTGAAGACATCACCCAAGCGCTGGCCAACCCGAACGCCGCAACCCAGGCCAAGGCCCTGGCTCTGGCTCAGGACGTCGTCACGCGCAACCCCTCCTTTGACAGTGTCCTGTTCATCAATACGCAAGGCAACGTCACTCTGGCCACCAACCCTGTTTTTGTCGGCGTGGCCCGCACCGACAGAGACTATTTCAAAAAGGCCATTGCCGGAGAGACCTTTATCTCTCCGCCAATTCTCAGCAAGGATATCCAGAAATTTGTTTTCGTCATCGCTACCCCGGTCCGTAGCGAAGGCAAGATCATCGGCACCATCGCCATCGGGGTCCGCATCGACCGCTTCACCGATCAGTTCGTCGCTCCCCTGGACACTCCCGCCGGCTACGCCTTCATCACGGCCCCCGACGGTTTGACCCTGGCTCATCCAGATCGCGAACTGGTCGGCAAATTCAACGTGTTCAACGACACGGATTTCGGACGCCAGATGGCCGGACAATCCAAAGGCCTCCTCAACGTCGTTTCCCTGGGCGTTGAAAAGCTCATCCTTTTTGAAAAATCCCAGCGGACCGGCTGGATGCTCGGCATAACCGTCAACAAAGCCGTTGCGTTTGTTGAAGCCCGCAATCTCGGCCTGCTCATTGTGTGGCTTTCGGCCGGCGTGGCTCTTTTCCTCAGCCTTGGCGTCTGGATCATCCTTTCCGTCAATGTGCTGCGCCCCGTGGAAGGGCTGGTCGCCGTTGCCAAGCGCATTTCCGGCGGCGACCTGGACACGCCCCTCGACACGGATCGACGTGATGAAATCGGCAGCCTGCAAAGCGCCATGGCGGCCATGGTCGCCAACCTCAAGGCGAAAATCATCGAGGCCAAGGAGCAAAGCGCCCTGGCCGCTCAGGAAACCGAAAAGGCCAGAGCAGCCATGCAAGAGGCCGAGACCGCCCATTCCAAGGCGGAAAATGCCCGGGAACAAGGCATGCTTCAGGCAGCGGCGACCCTGGAGAGCATCGTGGCCGCCGTGACCGACGCCTCCGAGGAGATTTCAGCACAGATCGCCCATGTGAGCCAAGGTTCCCGCGACCAATCGCACCGGGTCAGCGAAACGGCCTCCGCCATGGAAGAGATGAACGCCACGGTCCTCGAAGTGGCTCAAAACGCCTCTCAGGCTTCCCAGACCGCCGAAAACGCCCGGCACAAGGCCAATGCGGGTTCGGACAACGTCGCTCGCGTCATCCACAGCATCGCCGAGGTTCAAAACCGGGCCGGACGACTCAAGGAGGATATGACCGCCCTGGGACGGCAGGCCGAAGGCATCGGCAGCATCCTGGGCGTCATTTCCGACATCGCCGATCAGACCAACCTGCTTGCCTTAAACGCCGCCATCGAAGCCGCCCGGGCCGGTGAGGCAGGGCGCGGTTTCGCGGTTGTTGCCGATGAAGTCCGCAAGCTGGCTGAAAAGACCATGACCGCCACAAAGGAAGTCGGCGAAGCCATCCGCGACATCCAGCAGGGAACCCGCCTGAACATTGACAACGTCGAGCTGGCGTCAGAAAAGATTAATGACGCGACAACGTTGGCAGAAGAGTCCGGTCAAACGCTTCAGGCCATCGTCACCCTGGTTGACGCCACGACCGATCAGGTTCGCAGCATTGCCACGGCAGCAGAAGAACAATCCGCCACCACCGAAGAGATCAACCGCAGCATCCTGGACATCGACCGGCTGGCCGAGGACTCGGCCAGGGCCCTGGAACAATCGACCCGGTCGGTGGCTGAACTGGCGGACCAGACTCGCATTTTGCGGGGGCTAATTGACGAAATGCAAGCTGGGGGCTCCAAAGGCAAACGCCTGACGGCCGGCGACCAACGCCCAGCCTTGCCTTCAGCACACCGGTAA
- a CDS encoding type II toxin-antitoxin system HicA family toxin has product MLALNSRQRKTLERVYAEPTRSDVTWPEVRALLEACGAAVKEGRGSRVRIELGAFMLNMHTPHPQKEMKKYMVELAREFLAKIGVGPERG; this is encoded by the coding sequence ATGCTTGCACTCAACAGCCGGCAGCGAAAGACGTTGGAGCGGGTTTACGCGGAACCGACGCGTTCGGACGTGACCTGGCCGGAAGTGCGGGCCTTGCTGGAGGCCTGCGGCGCGGCGGTCAAGGAAGGCCGGGGGTCCCGGGTGCGGATTGAGCTTGGCGCGTTCATGCTCAACATGCACACGCCGCATCCGCAAAAGGAAATGAAGAAGTACATGGTGGAGCTGGCGCGGGAATTTCTGGCCAAGATCGGCGTCGGACCGGAGCGGGGGTGA
- a CDS encoding class I fructose-bisphosphate aldolase codes for MHGNDRKLARLFHPHTGKAVVAPLDHGVSEGMLSGLEELTSLLEMVSRFPVQGIMLNKGALRAYLHEIPVDIAAVLQLSGGTRHCQPPYARSLMCSTAEALRLGADMVAVQVNIANEFEDRMLADLGAIVDEAHGFGTPVLALIAPKGERVVNEMDPSLINHCIRLGAELGADVTGVPYSGDARSFGRAVAASSSRVLVTGGPSRADFKSFAAMVEAAMGAGAAGACIGRNVFQHPNPTEAMRRIVEIVHGKEVLELAEETLRAVEEAQAAAEAAAEAAADAAGE; via the coding sequence ATGCACGGCAATGATCGCAAACTGGCGCGGCTTTTCCATCCCCACACCGGCAAGGCCGTGGTGGCTCCCCTGGACCATGGCGTCTCGGAAGGGATGCTCTCGGGGCTGGAGGAACTGACGAGCCTTTTGGAGATGGTGTCGCGGTTTCCGGTGCAGGGCATCATGCTCAACAAGGGGGCACTTCGGGCCTACCTGCACGAGATTCCGGTGGACATCGCGGCCGTGCTCCAGCTTTCCGGCGGCACGCGGCACTGCCAGCCGCCCTATGCCCGAAGCCTCATGTGCTCCACGGCCGAGGCCTTGCGCCTGGGCGCGGACATGGTGGCGGTGCAGGTCAACATCGCCAACGAGTTCGAGGACCGGATGCTGGCCGATCTGGGGGCCATCGTGGACGAGGCGCACGGGTTCGGCACGCCGGTGCTGGCCCTTATCGCCCCCAAGGGCGAGCGGGTGGTCAACGAGATGGACCCGAGCCTTATCAACCACTGCATCCGGCTGGGGGCCGAGCTTGGGGCCGACGTCACCGGGGTGCCGTATTCCGGCGACGCCCGCAGCTTTGGCCGGGCCGTGGCCGCGTCGTCGTCCCGGGTGCTGGTGACGGGCGGCCCGTCGCGGGCGGATTTCAAGAGCTTCGCGGCCATGGTGGAAGCGGCCATGGGGGCCGGCGCGGCCGGGGCCTGCATCGGGCGCAACGTGTTCCAGCATCCCAACCCCACCGAGGCCATGCGGCGCATCGTGGAGATCGTGCACGGCAAGGAAGTGCTGGAATTGGCCGAAGAAACCCTTCGCGCGGTGGAAGAGGCGCAAGCGGCGGCCGAAGCGGCGGCCGAAGCGGCGGCAGACGCGGCCGGGGAGTAG
- a CDS encoding chloride channel protein, with protein MDAPQAPASSRPTFFRRPRALWRLLARRYTHIALMRWLVLGVVAGLGSGTLAIAFHAGLEGLSHLLQVHLAGLTLPHPSGEKLISGPAGPYRPWLIPVFTTAVGLVTGLLVTRFIPKSLEGVTDGTDAMIKAFHTQGGVIRPAVPALKSGTAILTIAAGGAAGQEGPISQLGAGFGSLLAQKLGLTARQRRILLLAGAAGGLGAIFRAPLGGAITAVEVLYCEDFEAEALLPAVVSSVVAYTLFAFVFGGRAILATPNYNFTNAFELPFYLALAVAASLAARLFIRVFFAVKFKVFGPIAKRFGPTVAMLAGGLGMGLLGWRFPELCGGGYGWLELAAGGKLDMLFLLGLFGGKLLATALTIGSGLSGGMFAPALFLGGSVGGVVGQAGHMWRPDIVTQPGGYVLVGMATFFAGVAHAPIGPLIMVCEISQGYGLLAPLMLCSAVALVLCDDIHLYENQVDNKFASPAHAADATTNILETLPVSSVFTPGRTVVLEECVTLRAITDVIAATRDFVFPVQNEHGVLTGLLDVHDARGVLFEPSLRDLVVARDLMRPPTVVHPDTSLYDALMLFVETDLGQLPVVGPDKPDTVLGLLDRRHVFTAYSSTLKAIQSAD; from the coding sequence ATGGACGCGCCCCAGGCCCCAGCCTCCAGCCGCCCGACCTTTTTCCGCCGCCCCCGCGCCCTGTGGCGGCTTTTGGCCCGGCGCTACACCCACATCGCGCTCATGCGCTGGCTGGTCCTGGGCGTGGTCGCCGGCCTGGGTTCCGGAACCCTGGCCATCGCCTTCCACGCCGGCCTCGAAGGCCTGTCCCATCTGCTCCAGGTACATCTGGCCGGACTGACCCTGCCCCATCCCTCGGGCGAGAAGCTTATCTCCGGCCCGGCCGGCCCCTACCGGCCCTGGCTCATCCCGGTCTTCACCACGGCCGTGGGGCTGGTGACGGGACTGCTTGTCACGCGGTTCATCCCCAAGTCTTTAGAAGGGGTCACCGACGGCACCGACGCCATGATCAAGGCCTTCCACACCCAGGGCGGCGTCATCCGGCCGGCCGTGCCGGCGCTCAAAAGCGGCACCGCCATCCTGACCATCGCCGCCGGCGGCGCGGCCGGCCAGGAAGGTCCCATCTCCCAGCTCGGGGCCGGCTTCGGCTCGCTTTTGGCCCAAAAGCTCGGCCTGACCGCCCGTCAACGCCGCATCCTGCTCCTGGCCGGCGCGGCCGGGGGCCTGGGGGCCATCTTCCGCGCGCCGCTGGGAGGAGCCATCACCGCCGTGGAAGTGCTCTACTGCGAGGATTTCGAGGCCGAGGCCCTGCTGCCGGCCGTGGTCTCGTCGGTGGTGGCCTACACCCTTTTTGCCTTTGTTTTCGGCGGCCGGGCCATTCTCGCTACCCCGAACTACAATTTCACCAACGCCTTCGAGTTGCCCTTCTACCTGGCCCTGGCCGTGGCCGCGTCCCTGGCGGCCAGACTTTTTATCCGGGTCTTTTTCGCCGTCAAGTTCAAGGTCTTCGGCCCCATCGCCAAACGCTTCGGCCCCACCGTCGCCATGCTGGCCGGGGGCCTTGGCATGGGGCTTTTGGGCTGGCGGTTCCCGGAACTGTGCGGCGGCGGCTACGGCTGGCTGGAGCTGGCCGCCGGCGGCAAGCTCGACATGCTCTTTTTGCTCGGACTTTTTGGCGGCAAGCTCCTCGCCACGGCCCTGACCATCGGCTCGGGCTTAAGCGGCGGCATGTTCGCGCCGGCGCTGTTTCTCGGCGGCTCCGTCGGCGGCGTGGTCGGTCAGGCCGGGCACATGTGGCGGCCCGACATCGTGACCCAGCCCGGCGGCTACGTCCTGGTCGGCATGGCCACCTTTTTCGCCGGCGTGGCCCACGCCCCCATCGGCCCGCTGATCATGGTCTGCGAGATCTCCCAAGGCTACGGCCTGCTGGCCCCGCTCATGCTCTGCTCGGCCGTGGCCTTGGTCCTGTGCGACGACATTCACCTCTACGAAAACCAAGTGGACAACAAGTTCGCCTCCCCGGCCCACGCCGCCGACGCCACCACCAACATCCTCGAAACCCTGCCCGTGTCCTCGGTCTTCACCCCGGGCCGGACCGTCGTTTTGGAGGAATGCGTGACGCTTCGGGCCATCACCGACGTCATCGCCGCCACCCGGGACTTCGTTTTTCCGGTACAAAACGAGCACGGCGTCCTCACCGGCCTGCTCGATGTCCACGACGCCCGCGGCGTGCTGTTCGAGCCCAGCCTGCGCGACCTTGTCGTGGCCCGCGACCTCATGCGCCCCCCCACCGTGGTCCACCCCGACACGTCCCTCTACGACGCGCTTATGCTCTTTGTGGAAACCGACCTCGGCCAGCTGCCCGTGGTCGGACCGGACAAGCCCGACACGGTGCTGGGGCTGCTGGACCGCCGCCACGTTTTCACCGCCTATTCGAGTACCCTCAAGGCGATTCAAAGCGCCGACTGA
- a CDS encoding bifunctional riboflavin kinase/FAD synthetase, with protein sequence MIVVNRVEDIHEALHGVCLTIGNFDGVHMGHAKLLQRTRERAVAAGLVSAALTFDPHPRRVLMGNAAPPAITMLEHKLECIGQSGVQVCVVLPFTRELAAREPEDFVREVLVGGLCLKHLVIGYDYAFGKGRRGNFEMLSAMGQKYGFGVERLDPVILNGAVVSSTRIRDMVQAGNVWDARPLLGRFHQVRGLVVHGQKRGRKLGFPTANVGVRDELVPLSGVYAVWVEVDGILRPGVANIGKNPTFGDFDLSVEAHILDFKGKIYDQPIRVHFVQRIRSEKKFSGPEELITRIREDIGLARMILAAPDARP encoded by the coding sequence ATGATTGTCGTCAACCGCGTCGAGGACATCCACGAAGCCCTGCACGGCGTTTGCCTCACCATCGGCAACTTCGACGGCGTGCACATGGGCCACGCCAAGCTGTTGCAGCGCACCCGCGAACGGGCTGTCGCCGCCGGCCTCGTCAGCGCCGCGCTCACCTTCGATCCCCACCCGCGCCGGGTGCTCATGGGCAACGCCGCCCCGCCGGCCATCACCATGCTGGAGCACAAGCTCGAATGCATCGGGCAAAGCGGCGTCCAGGTCTGCGTCGTGCTGCCCTTCACCCGCGAACTGGCCGCCCGCGAACCGGAAGATTTCGTACGCGAGGTGCTGGTCGGCGGCCTGTGCCTCAAACACCTTGTCATCGGCTATGACTACGCCTTCGGCAAGGGCCGGCGCGGCAACTTCGAGATGCTCTCGGCCATGGGCCAGAAGTACGGCTTTGGCGTCGAACGCCTGGACCCGGTCATCCTAAACGGCGCCGTGGTCTCCTCCACCCGCATCCGCGACATGGTCCAGGCCGGCAACGTCTGGGACGCCAGGCCGCTGCTGGGCCGTTTCCATCAAGTGAGGGGGTTGGTCGTCCACGGCCAAAAACGCGGCCGAAAACTGGGCTTTCCCACGGCCAACGTGGGCGTGCGCGACGAACTCGTGCCGCTGTCGGGCGTCTACGCCGTCTGGGTCGAGGTGGACGGCATTTTGCGGCCGGGCGTCGCCAACATCGGCAAGAATCCCACCTTCGGCGACTTCGACCTGTCCGTGGAAGCCCACATCCTCGACTTCAAGGGCAAAATCTACGACCAGCCCATCCGGGTGCATTTCGTCCAGCGCATCCGCTCCGAAAAGAAATTTTCCGGCCCCGAGGAGCTCATCACGCGCATCCGCGAGGACATCGGCCTGGCCCGCATGATCCTGGCCGCGCCCGACGCCCGGCCCTGA
- a CDS encoding acyltransferase family protein, translating into MGILRFILALSVVVGHADHSSGLPGLDTTLAVRSFYMISGFYMALVLSSKYKTKPYYVFICSRYMRLFPAYLAVLVLTVVYGFVTWAVVGSVQWPLAGWVHTVTGLSDSAIVGYALSNVFLFGQDILSFFNVAPDGRLVLDYLARYTDGPFGGYMLVPQAWTLGLELSFYLVAPFFIARSSLVIASVVAGSCLLRFAVFPWCGIEAERLGYRFFLFEIIFFCFGGLAYKLYAWERFRSLGGRVHGAVVLALAVPFLSFAWDVPEAARYAALALCIPSLFLLTRDSRLDRLVGELSYPIYISHILVLYALTQYTKMGDELPGVALTLVLSVLLYVFVERQAEERRKRIVDGPPRRWPTFTGAVTGASFVLAVVVLPFVGKAVFEREHLSRAAAFAAYDFLADAPDRIVLVGFDAPERNGANTWRWGLGSKSEMLFSLPKAANCTLTFQFFSLLQGQVVSIYCNGQLLEKVAMQKDEIVFRQYRLPLQKTNNVIRFMYDDWNGKDNAAPRVAPSDERPLAVCFNALTMAF; encoded by the coding sequence ATGGGAATTCTTCGTTTCATTCTCGCTTTATCAGTTGTTGTAGGTCATGCCGATCATTCTTCAGGCTTGCCAGGGCTGGACACGACCCTGGCAGTCCGTTCGTTTTATATGATCTCTGGTTTTTATATGGCTCTTGTTTTGTCATCAAAATACAAGACTAAGCCGTACTATGTGTTCATTTGTAGTCGGTACATGCGGCTTTTTCCTGCCTATTTGGCCGTGCTGGTTTTGACGGTCGTTTATGGTTTTGTAACCTGGGCCGTTGTCGGTTCAGTCCAGTGGCCTTTGGCCGGGTGGGTTCATACCGTAACCGGACTCAGCGATAGCGCCATCGTAGGATACGCGCTCTCGAACGTGTTCCTGTTCGGCCAGGATATTCTGAGTTTTTTCAATGTGGCCCCAGATGGCCGTCTGGTGCTTGACTACCTTGCCCGTTATACAGACGGGCCTTTCGGCGGCTACATGCTCGTGCCCCAGGCCTGGACGCTTGGACTCGAATTGTCATTCTATCTTGTCGCGCCGTTTTTCATCGCCCGTTCGTCCCTTGTCATCGCCAGCGTCGTCGCCGGAAGCTGTTTGCTGCGCTTTGCGGTTTTTCCTTGGTGCGGCATTGAGGCTGAACGGCTCGGTTACCGTTTCTTTCTCTTTGAGATTATTTTTTTCTGTTTTGGTGGTCTGGCGTACAAACTCTACGCGTGGGAGCGCTTCAGAAGCCTTGGCGGCCGTGTGCACGGAGCCGTCGTGTTGGCGCTGGCCGTACCGTTTTTGTCCTTTGCCTGGGATGTCCCGGAAGCCGCTCGCTATGCAGCCTTGGCGCTGTGCATCCCGTCGCTTTTCCTCCTCACGCGCGACAGTCGCCTGGATCGGCTTGTGGGCGAACTGTCCTATCCGATCTACATCAGCCATATTCTGGTGCTGTATGCTTTAACGCAATACACGAAGATGGGGGACGAACTGCCTGGCGTGGCCCTGACGCTCGTGCTGTCCGTGCTGCTGTACGTCTTTGTCGAGCGCCAGGCGGAAGAGCGGCGCAAGCGTATTGTGGACGGGCCGCCGCGACGCTGGCCGACGTTTACGGGGGCGGTTACGGGCGCGAGTTTCGTGCTTGCCGTCGTTGTCCTGCCCTTTGTCGGCAAAGCGGTTTTTGAGCGAGAGCATCTCTCCAGGGCAGCGGCTTTTGCAGCGTATGATTTTCTGGCGGATGCCCCGGACAGAATCGTGCTCGTCGGTTTCGACGCGCCCGAACGTAACGGGGCAAACACATGGCGATGGGGGCTTGGCTCAAAATCCGAGATGCTCTTTTCGCTGCCAAAGGCGGCGAATTGCACGCTTACTTTTCAGTTCTTCTCTTTACTGCAGGGGCAAGTCGTATCCATCTATTGCAATGGCCAGCTTCTGGAAAAGGTGGCTATGCAGAAGGATGAAATTGTCTTCAGACAGTATCGTTTGCCGCTGCAAAAGACGAATAATGTCATTCGTTTTATGTACGACGATTGGAACGGGAAAGACAACGCGGCTCCTCGTGTTGCGCCAAGTGATGAGCGTCCCCTTGCCGTTTGCTTCAATGCGCTCACGATGGCCTTCTGA